From Suncus etruscus isolate mSunEtr1 chromosome 6, mSunEtr1.pri.cur, whole genome shotgun sequence, one genomic window encodes:
- the MEGF6 gene encoding multiple epidermal growth factor-like domains protein 6, with translation MCCLGHWLLGGVASGGDASSSHVPADIDDCARAPCCQQVCTNTPGSYECSCYAGYQLSPDGCGCVDVDECAVDRGGCEQHCANVAGSFQCSCEAGFRLDEDQLGCSPLALPEVDLAGRLPFVRPLPHVAVLRDELTPLFQDYAGAEEEVAEARGEHSLQERFICLDGSFGHDCSVTCADCKNGGACQPSLDGCDCPAGWTGLVCNETCPPDMYGKDCSLSCRCRNGGTCDPATGTCRCPPGVGGAHCEDGGIPPTVQAVPMASSGPSVAASVAVQTVAAVTACTGPVCAIRGSTAASVTCPALRGPSGLVALRSVGVRRRALRPVTGGTAAVSARPDSGEHAAGMSVHLAFSDPVASICAPARQMRPVTQSAASVKHCVLRASVGRPVTKPRGQGKCLLSAECPVGTFGVNCSSSCACGGAPCDRVTGQCHCPPGRTGPDCAAACVNGTFGLRCEERCACLRGAPCHHVTGACLCPSGWRGRQCEEACPAGWFGDRCAQRCQCAPGTPCHHVTGACHCPAGLSGPSCVRACPPGTFGERCGHQCQCAGDNRTCHPVSGACVCAAGFQGPNCQDACPPGRFGPGCQQLCECLHEATCDPSTGACRCPAGFLGPDCGLACPPGRAGPGCAHVCKCGPKGTCDPVTGACSCPPGRTGPRCEHECPLDRFGVGCKQECPCKNGGHCHAATGSCSCALGWTGQHCELPCPPGHYGAACRLRCSCGNSSCDPSTGACVCGAGVYGPSCEHSCPPGFHGPGCRALCVCQHGAPCDPINGRCLCPAGLQGQSCEQECAPGSFGQGCLQRCSCQGGAPCDPATGRCLCPPGRSGPACELGCRRGFFGPDCALRCDCGGGADCDPESGQCHCPDGTMGPTCRQGEWLWQLEIPPTTLHPAHEDPRH, from the exons atgtgctGCCTTGGGCACTGGCTCCTGGGGGGTGTAGCCAGCGGTGGGGATGCCAGCAGCTCCCATGTGCCTGCAGACATCGACGACTGTGCCCGAGCGCCGTGCTGCCAGCAAGTCTGCACCAACACCCCGGGCAGCTACGAATGCAGTTGCTACGCCGGCTACCAGCTCAGTCCCGACGGCTGCGGCTGTGTGG ACGTGGACGAGTGTGCCGTGGACCGTGGCGGCTGTGAGCAGCACTGTGCCAATGTGGCCGGCTCCTTCCAGTGCTCCTGTGAGGCTGGCTTCCGGCTGGACGAGGACCAGCTGGGCTGCTCCC CGCTGGCCCTGCCCGAGGTGGACCTGGCCGGGCGTCTGCCCTTCGTGCGGCCCCTCCCCCACGTGGCCGTGCTCCGGGACGAGCTGACCCCCCTCTTCCAGGACTACGCGGGGGCCGAAGAGGAGGTGGCGGAGGCCCGGGGGGAACACTCACTGCAGGAGAGATTCA TCTGCCTCGACGGCTCCTTTGGCCACGACTGCAGTGTGACGTGTGCGGACTGCAAGAATGGGGGTGCCTGCCAGCCCAGCTTGGATGGCTGTGACTGCCCCGCGGGCTGGACCGGGCTGGTCTGCAACGAGA CCTGTCCCCCGGATATGTACGGGAAGGATTGCAGCTTGTCCTGCCGCTGCCGCAACGGGGGCACCTGTGATCCAGCTACGGGGACCTGTCGCTGCCCACCGGGCGTGGGGGGCGCCCACTGTGAGGACGGTGG CATTCCTCCCACTGTCCAGGCTGTCCCTATGGCTTCTTCGGGCCCCAGTGTCGCAGCAAGTGTCGCTGTGCAAACCGTGGCCGCTGTCACCGCGTGCACGGGGCCTGTCTGTGCGATCCGGGGCTCTACGGCCGCTTCTGTCACCTGC CCTGCCCTGCGTGGGCCTTCGGGCCTGGTTGCTCTGAGGAGTGTCGGTGTGAGAAGAAGGGCTCTCAGGCCTGTGACAGGAGGGACGGCAGCTGTGTCTGCAAGGCCGGATTCCGGGGAGCACGCTGCGGGGATG AGTGTCCACCTGGCTTTTTCGGACCCGGTTGCCAGCATATGTGCTCCTGCCCGCCAGATGCGACCTGTGACCCAATCAGCGGCCAGTGTGAAACACTGTGTCCTGCGGGCCTCCGTGGGAAGGCCTGTGACCAAG CCTCGAGGCCAAGGCAAGTGTCTCCTCTCTGCAGAGTGTCCAGTGGGCACATTTGGGGTGaactgctccagctcctgtgcCTGCGGGGGTGCCCCCTGTGACAGGGTCACCGGCCAGTGCCACTGTCCCCCCGGAAGGACGGGGCCAGACTGTGCCGCAG CCTGTGTCAACGGTACCTTTGGGCTGCGCTGTGAGGAGCGCTGTGCCTGTCTTCGGGGTGCCCCCTGCCACCACGTCACCGGGGCCTGCCTGTGCCCCTCAGGATGGAGGGGTCGGCAGTGCGAGGAGG CCTGCCCGGCTGGCTGGTTTGGAGACAGATGTGCCCAGCGCTGCCAGTGTGCCCCGGGCACCCCTTGTCACCATGTGACCGGAGCCTGTCACTGTCCAGCCGGCCTCTCGGGGCCCAGCTGTGTGCGAG CTTGCCCACCGGGCACCTTCGGAGAGCGCTGTGGGCACCAGTGCCAGTGTGCCGGGGACAACCGGACCTGCCACCCCGTGTCAGGGGCCTGTGTCTGCGCGGCTGGCTTCCAGGGCCCCAACTGCCAGGATG CATGCCCACCTGGGCGCTTCGGGCCTGGCTGCCAGCAGCTGTGCGAGTGTCTCCACGAGGCAACTTGTGACCCATCCACGGGCGCCTGCCGCTGCCCTGCGGGCTTCCTGGGGCCTGACTGTGGCCTTG CCTGCCCCCCTGGGCGTGCGGGCCCTGGCTGTGCCCATGTGTGCAAGTGTGGCCCCAAGGGGACCTGTGACCCGGTGACTGGCGCCTGCAGCTGTCCCCCAGGGAGGACTGGCCCCCGGTGTGAGCATG AGTGCCCCCTGGACCGGTTTGGCGTGGGTTGCAAGCAGGAATGTCCCTGCAAAAACGGAGGGCACTGCCATGCAGCCACTGGCAGCTGCTCCTGTGCTCTGGGCTGGACAGGACAGCACTGTGAGCTCC CCTGCCCACCTGGGCACTATGGGGCCGCCTGCCGCCTGCGGTGCTCATGTGGAAACAGCAGTTGCGACCCCTCCACGGGTGCCTGTGTCTGTGGTGCCGGCGTCTACGGGCCTAGCTGCGAGCACT CCTGTCCACCTGGCTTTCATGGACCCGGCTGTCGTGCGTTGTGTGTGTGCCAGCACGGGGCTCCCTGTGACCCCATCAACGGACGCTGCCTGTGCCCGGCTGGCCTGCAGGGCCAGTCCTGCGAGCAGG AGTGTGCTCCTGGCTCCTTCGGGCAGGGCTGTCTGCAAAGGTGCAGTTGCCAGGGCGGAGCCCCCTGTGATCCCGCCACTGGCCGCTGTCTCTGTCCCCCCGGACGCTCGGGGCCAGCCTGCGAACTTG GCTGCAGGAGGGGCTTTTTCGGACCTGACTGTGCCCTGCGCTGTGACTGCGGAGGTGGAGCGGACTGCGACCCCGAGAGTGGGCAGTGCCACTGCCCGGATGGTACCATGGGGCCCACGTGTCGGCAGGGTGAGTGGCTTTGGCA ACTTGAGATACCACCCACAACTCTGCACCCAG CCCACGAAGACCCCCGGCATTAG
- the ARHGEF16 gene encoding rho guanine nucleotide exchange factor 16: MSQRHSDSSVEESFPEYRFHSELRLDAKGHPVPKLPMVRSSLRLRIGPTSPSSMAAPEGPVAGPVVLSTESPVALKMGTQQLIPKGLAASSKTKTPARHQSFGAAILSKEAARRDPQILATPSFSLDDMDVDVGATSMLRRNLRNQSYRAAMKSLGGPGSQEDPSLMTPKLQSLAEEPNQPPARSTARNKKTLGRKRANKGSFKDDPRFYQEIRERGLNTSHESDDDLLGEPCSPPEPRKVDTPIVVKTHRPAQLTWSQLPEVAESGLLDQLSAEERKRQEAMFEILTSEFSYQHSLGILVTEFLQSQPLRDAITQTDFHHLFSNILDVQRASQRFFEALEQRHREQVCVEDISDILEEHAEHHFHPYVSYCANEVYQQRALQKLTDSNVAFREVLRETEKRPACGGLPLISFLILPMQRVTRLPLLTDTLCLKSQGHPERYKAASRALKAISKLVKKCNEGAHQMERTELMYRLSTQLDFSKVKSLPLISASRWLRKRGELQVLEESSLFRKLGSRPTSYLFLFNDVLVLTKRRSEESFLVQDYARTEDVLVQRLEPSEVALPGGGNRSSSIPNPFRLTLQRNSEGRRESVLLSAESASDRARWITALTHREKQGPPDKGALLQVEVTRAYLAKQVDEMSLQQADVVLVLEQEDGWQYGERLRDGETGWFPEDVASSITSRVAVEDNVRRMARLRLETDV, encoded by the exons ATGTCGCAGAGGCACTCAGACAGCTCGGTGGAGGAGAGCTTTCCAGAATACCGCTTTCACTCGGAGCTGCGGCTCGATGCCAAGGGCCATCCGGTGCCCAAGCTCCCGATGGTCCGGAGCTCCCTGCGGCTCCGGATCGGGCCCACCAGCCCCTCGTCCATGGCGGCCCCTGAGGGCCCGGTGGCGGGCCCCGTGGTGCTCAGCACCGAAAGCCCCGTGGCCCTGAAGATGGGCACCCAGCAGCTCATCCCCAAGGGCCTGGCGGCGAGCAGCAAGACCAAGACCCCCGCACGCCACCAGAGCTTTGGGGCAGCCATACTCAGCAAGGAGGCAGCGCGGAGGGACCCCCAAATCCTGGCCACCCCCAGCTTCTCGCTGGATGACATGGACGTAGACGTGGGTGCCACCAGCATGCTGCGCAGGAATCTGCGGAACCAGTCCTACCGCGCAGCTATGAAGAGCCTGGGGGGCCCTGGCAGCCAGGAAGACCCCAGTCTCATGACCCCCAAGCTGCAGTCGCTGGCCGAAGAGCCCAATCAGCCCCCTGCCCGGAGCACAGCCAGAAACAAG AAGACTCTGGGCCGGAAGCGGGCAAACAAAGGCTCCTTTAAGGATG ACCCCCGCTTCTACCAGGAGATCCGTGAGCGCGGTCTGAACACCAGCCACGAGTCGGACGACGACCTTCTGGGCGAGCCCTGCAGCCCCCCTGAGCCCCGCAAAGTGGACACCCCCATCGTGGTGAAGACGCACCGGCCTGCACAGCTCACCTGGAGTCAGCTCCCTGAG GTGGCGGAGTCGGGGCTCCTGGACCAGCTGAGCGCCGAGGAGCGCAAGAGGCAAGAG GCTATGTTTGAGATCCTCACGTCGGAGTTCTCGTACCAGCACAGCCTGGGCATCCTGGTGACCGAGTTCCTCCAGTCCCAGCCGCTGCGTGATGCCATCACCCAGACCGACTTCCACCATCTCTTCTCCAACATCCTGGATGTGCAGCGCGCCAGCCAGCG TTTCTTCGAGGCGCTGGAGCAGCGTCACCGGGAGCAGGTGTGTGTGGAGGACATCAGCGACATCCTGGAGGAACACGCCGAGCACCACTTCCACCCCTACGTGTCCTACTGCGCCAATGAGGTCTACCAGCAACGTGCTCTACAGAAGCTGAC GGACAGCAACGTGGCCTTCCGAGAGGTGCTACGGGAGACGGAGAAGCGGCCTGCGTGCGGAGGGCTCCCCCTCATCTCCTTCCTCATCCTTCCCATGCAGCGGGTCACCCGGCTGCCGCTGCTCACAGAT ACGCTGTGTCTCAAGTCCCAGGGCCACCCTGAGCGCTACAAGGCTGCCAGCCGAGCCCTGAAGGCCATCAGCAAG CTGGTGAAGAAATGCAACGAGGGGGCGCACCAGATGGAGCGGACAGAGCTCATGTACCGGCTGTCCACGCAACTGGACTTCAGCAAAGTCAAG TCCCTCCCGCTCATCTCGGCGTCCCGCTGGCTGCGGAAGCGCGGGGAGCTGCAGGTGCTGGAGGAGTCGAGCCTGTTCCGGAAGCTGGGCAGCCGACCCACCTCATACCTGTTCCTCTTCAATGACGTGCTGGTGCTCACCAAGAGGAGGAG CGAGGAGAGCTTCCTGGTGCAGGACTATGCCCGGACAGAGGACGTCTTGGTGCAGAGACTGGAGCCCAGCGAGGTGGCTTTGCCCGGTGGCGGCAATCGAAGCTCGTCCATTCCGAATCCCTTCCGGCTGACCCTGCAGCGGAACAGCGAGGGCCGGCGGGAGAGCGTCCTACTGTCGGCTGAGTCGGC GAGCGACCGAGCCCGGTGGATCACGGCACTGACCCACAGGGAGAAGCAGGGGCCCCCTGACAAAGGAG CCCTGCTGCAGGTGGAAGTGACCCGGGCCTACCTGGCCAAGCAGGTGGACGAGATGAGTCTGCAGCAGGCGGATGTAGTTCTCGTCCTGGAACAGGAGGACG GCTGGCAGTACGGGGAGCGCCTGCGCGATGGCGAGACCGGCTGGTTCCCCGAGGACGTGGCCTCCAGCATCACCAGCCGTGTGGCCGTGGAGGACAATGTGCGCCGGATGGCGAGGCTGCGGCTGGAGACCGATGTATAG